In Trifolium pratense cultivar HEN17-A07 linkage group LG7, ARS_RC_1.1, whole genome shotgun sequence, a genomic segment contains:
- the LOC123894499 gene encoding soyasapogenol B glucuronide galactosyltransferase-like, translating to MESFGIKVEAQEMLNAVFLPFISKSHLLFVVDIARLFAMHGVDVTIITTPSNAAIFQTSIDRDSTRGRSIRTHVVKFPQVPGLPQGMESFNADTPNEIRSKIYQGLMVLQEQFKQLFRNMKPDFIVTDMFYPWTVDIADELGIPRLICISGSYFAHSAMNSVEVFAPHAKVNSDSESFLLPGLPHKVEMTRLQLPDWLRAPNDYTYLMKMIKESERKSYGSLFDSYHEIEGTYEDHYKTTMGTKSWGVGPISLWVNQDNSDKASRGHSIEQDAEEDEVLKWLDSKEEDSVLYVSFGSMNKFPSSQLVEIAHALEDSGKDFIWVVRKIEDGEDGGFLREFEKRVKERNKGYLIWGWAPQLLILEHAAVGAVVTHCGWNTIMESVNAGLPLATWPLFAEQFYNERLLVDVLKIGVAVGAKEWRNWNEFGDDVVKREDIGKAICLLMGSGEECLEMRRRAKALSCAAKKAIEFGGSSHTKLKELIEDLKLFKLEKVKNKLEEVA from the coding sequence ATGGAATCCTTTGGTATCAAAGTTGAAGCTCAAGAAATGCTAAATGCTGTTTTTCTCCCATTCATATCAAAAAGTCACCTCCTTTTCGTAGTAGACATAGCAAGGCTTTTCGCCATGCATGGTGTAGATGTCACCATAATCACCACACCATCAAATGCAGCCATTTTTCAAACCTCAATCGACCGCGACTCAACTCGCGGTCGTTCCATTAGAACACATGTTGTCAAGTTTCCACAAGTACCTGGTTTGCCACAAGGAATGGAAAGCTTCAATGCTGACACTCCTAACGAAATACGTTCCAAAATCTATCAGGGATTGATGGTTCTTCAAGAGCAATTCAAACAACTGTTCCGCAACATGAAACCTGATTTCATAGTCACAGACATGTTTTATCCTTGGACTGTTGATATTGCTGATGAGTTGGGAATTCCAAGGTTGATTTGTATTAGTGGAAGTTACTTTGCTCATTCTGCAATGAACTCTGTTGAAGTATTTGCGCCTCATGCGAAAGTTAATTCGGATAGTGAGAGTTTTCTGCTTCCTGGGTTGCCTCACAAGGTGGAAATGACGCGTTTGCAACTTCCGGATTGGCTTCGAGCACCAAATGATTATACTTATTTGATGAAGATGATTAAAGAATCAGAGAGAAAAAGCTATGGATCATTGTTTGATAGCTATCATGAGATTGAAGGTACTTATGAGGACCATTACAAAACAACAATGGGAACCAAGAGTTGGGGTGTGGGACCAATTTCTTTGTGGGTGAACCAAGATAATTCGGATAAGGCTAGCAGAGGGCATAGTATAGAACAAGATGCAGAAGAAGACGAGGTTCTTAAGTGGCTTGATTCTAAAGAAGAGGATTCTGTTCTCTATGTTAGTTTTGGTAGCATGAACAAGTTCCCTAGTTCTCAACTTGTTGAAATAGCTCATGCACTTGAAGATTCGGGCAAAGATTTCATTTGGGTTGTAAGAAAAATCGAAGATGGCGAAGATGGTGGTTTTTTGAGGGAGTTTGAGAAGAGAGTAAAGGAAAGAAACAAGGGCTATTTGATTTGGGGTTGGGCACCACAACTTCTGATACTAGAACATGCTGCAGTTGGAGCTGTGGTGACTCATTGTGGGTGGAATACTATTATGGAAAGTGTGAATGCAGGTTTGCCATTGGCTACTTGGCCTCTTTTCGCCGAACAATTTTACAACGAAAGGTTGTTGGTTGATGTGTTGAAGATTGGTGTGGCAGTTGGAGCAAAGGAATGGAGGAATTGGAATGAGTTTGGAGATGATGTGGTGAAGAGGGAGGATATAGGAAAAGCAATTTGTTTGTTGATGGGAAGTGGAGAAGAGTGTTTGGAAATGAGGAGAAGAGCCAAAGCACTTAGTTGTGCTGCAAAGAAAGCTATAGAGTTTGGTGGTTCTTCTCACACCAAATTAAAGGAACTAATTGAGGATCTCAAGTTATTCAAACTTGAAAAGGTTAAGAACAAATTGGAGGAAGTGGCTTAG